Proteins from a genomic interval of Geodermatophilus obscurus DSM 43160:
- a CDS encoding FitA-like ribbon-helix-helix domain-containing protein produces MLQVRNVPDDLHAELRRRAAEAGMSLSDYVLRELRRVAERSPMAEVFARSAAMRIPLPMDEVVEGIRAERDSR; encoded by the coding sequence ATGCTGCAGGTCCGGAACGTGCCGGACGATCTGCACGCCGAACTCCGGCGTCGCGCGGCCGAGGCGGGGATGTCCCTGTCCGACTACGTGCTCCGCGAGCTGCGGCGTGTCGCCGAGCGCTCACCGATGGCCGAGGTCTTCGCCCGGTCGGCGGCGATGCGGATCCCGCTGCCCATGGACGAGGTGGTCGAGGGGATCCGGGCCGAGCGCGACAGCCGGTGA
- a CDS encoding type II toxin-antitoxin system VapC family toxin, protein MIVVDASTVVAALLAAGQGGDDAREVMLGDDAHAPHLLDVEVLSAVRRHALSDRLGDTAARDAVTAMRDLPVIRHGHDLLLDRALQLRDSITAYDGVYVALAEILGATLVTGDRRLSHAPGLRCPVSVVG, encoded by the coding sequence GTGATCGTCGTCGATGCCTCGACGGTCGTCGCGGCTCTGCTCGCCGCCGGCCAGGGAGGGGACGACGCCCGCGAGGTGATGCTCGGCGACGACGCCCATGCCCCCCACCTGCTCGATGTGGAGGTGCTCTCGGCTGTCCGCCGACACGCATTGAGCGACCGGCTCGGCGACACGGCTGCCCGGGACGCGGTCACCGCCATGCGCGACCTGCCCGTCATCCGGCACGGCCACGACCTGCTCCTCGACCGGGCGCTGCAACTGCGCGACTCGATCACCGCCTACGACGGGGTCTACGTCGCGCTGGCCGAGATCCTCGGGGCCACCCTCGTCACCGGTGACCGCCGGCTGTCCCACGCACCGGGCCTGCGGTGCCCGGTCTCGGTCGTCGGCTGA